Proteins found in one Thalassomonas actiniarum genomic segment:
- a CDS encoding AzlD domain-containing protein, producing MTLLTILLLAGITFLTRYLFLHPSLPVKLGPKMEHFLSFSAPAVLTAIWVPIIFVRDGQLNISAQNPYLISASIAVLLALKFKNVYLTLGVSLTVFTLLKIYL from the coding sequence ATGACTTTATTGACTATCCTATTGCTGGCCGGCATCACCTTCCTGACCCGTTACCTGTTTCTGCACCCTTCACTGCCGGTCAAGTTAGGCCCGAAAATGGAGCACTTTTTAAGTTTCAGCGCACCGGCTGTACTCACCGCTATCTGGGTGCCCATCATCTTTGTCCGGGACGGGCAGCTGAATATTTCGGCGCAAAATCCCTACCTGATCTCGGCAAGCATTGCCGTGCTGCTGGCATTAAAATTTAAAAATGTCTACCTGACCCTGGGGGTGAGCTTAACCGTCTTTACCCTGCTCAAGATCTATCTTTGA
- a CDS encoding AzlC family ABC transporter permease, with protein MSLTKKQAAIVMAKKGCLDMLPLNLAVLPWGILCGSLAIQRDFSVLEALLMPMLVFAGAAQLVATELIANNTPLATILFTTFIISSRHFLYGLALRDKLKHQPLRWRLGLGFLLTDELFAFSGERKSLRGKLRLIYALFTGGSFYLSWVLWNIIGIIAGSYLPDLTTLGLDFAIAATFIALVIPNIINIPIAVTVVVAAILSVLFHLLHWQLDLVLASVLAMYAGYFTSRKIEKNKSRQINRENNL; from the coding sequence ATGTCACTTACAAAAAAACAAGCCGCCATAGTCATGGCAAAAAAAGGCTGCCTGGATATGCTGCCCCTGAACCTGGCGGTACTGCCCTGGGGCATTTTATGCGGCTCCCTGGCAATACAAAGAGATTTCTCGGTGCTGGAAGCGTTATTGATGCCAATGCTGGTGTTCGCCGGCGCTGCCCAGTTAGTCGCCACCGAGCTGATTGCCAATAATACCCCTTTGGCGACAATTTTATTCACTACCTTCATTATCAGCTCCCGCCATTTCCTTTATGGCCTGGCATTAAGGGACAAACTCAAACATCAACCGCTGCGCTGGCGCCTGGGGTTGGGTTTTTTATTAACGGATGAGTTATTTGCCTTTTCCGGCGAGCGTAAGTCACTGCGGGGAAAATTAAGGTTAATCTATGCCTTATTTACCGGCGGCAGCTTTTACCTTTCCTGGGTATTGTGGAATATTATCGGTATTATCGCCGGCAGTTATTTACCGGACCTGACCACCTTAGGCTTAGACTTTGCCATCGCTGCTACCTTTATCGCCCTGGTGATCCCCAACATTATCAATATTCCGATAGCCGTCACTGTGGTAGTCGCGGCTATCTTATCGGTCCTGTTTCATTTGCTGCACTGGCAGCTGGATCTGGTGCTGGCTTCCGTCCTGGCCATGTACGCCGGTTATTTCACTTCCAGGAAAATAGAAAAAAACAAAAGCAGACAAATTAACAGGGAGAATAACCTATGA
- the ccoG gene encoding cytochrome c oxidase accessory protein CcoG, whose protein sequence is MKFDFKEEDLIIKPYKTQGPVYIRQQKGLFQKIRRYTGLIFVLLFVLLPWITYQGKQAILLDIGKQQFHFFSITLFPQDFTLLAWLLMIAAFLLFFITTWLGRIWCGYLCPQTVWSFTYIWIEEKIEGTRNQRIRLDKSPLSAGKVGKKLLKHGIWLMLAFLTATTFITYFVPAISLYNGLLELEWSGLVTFWVSFFTLCTYGNAGWVREKMCIYFCPYSRFQSAMFDQDTLLVAYDKKRGENRGARRRKEDPRQLGLGDCVDCNLCVEVCPAGIDIRNGLQYECINCGACIDACDQTMDKFGYAKGLISYTSENALAGKKAPLLRPKILGYGGLSIFFVVLMGITMYARVPVEVSVLRDRNVLYRTNYLDEVENSYQLKLINKSQHAQRYQLAVLGVDEVKSSVTKPITVAAGEMLSVPVTLTVAREHIKHKVTNLQFVIQAENNAEIHLLKETRFYSD, encoded by the coding sequence ATGAAGTTCGATTTTAAAGAAGAAGATCTCATCATTAAACCCTATAAAACCCAGGGGCCCGTCTATATCCGCCAGCAAAAAGGCTTGTTTCAAAAAATACGGCGTTATACCGGTCTGATTTTTGTGCTGTTATTTGTTTTGTTGCCCTGGATAACTTACCAGGGCAAGCAGGCTATTTTACTGGATATCGGCAAGCAGCAGTTTCACTTTTTTAGCATTACCCTGTTTCCGCAAGATTTCACTTTGCTGGCCTGGCTGTTGATGATCGCGGCTTTTTTGCTGTTTTTTATTACTACCTGGCTCGGGCGTATCTGGTGCGGTTACCTGTGCCCGCAAACGGTTTGGTCTTTTACCTATATCTGGATCGAGGAAAAAATTGAAGGGACCCGCAATCAAAGAATACGTCTGGATAAAAGCCCTCTGAGTGCAGGCAAGGTGGGGAAAAAACTGCTTAAGCACGGTATCTGGTTAATGCTGGCTTTTCTGACCGCTACGACTTTTATTACTTATTTTGTGCCGGCTATAAGCTTGTATAACGGCCTGCTTGAACTGGAATGGTCCGGTCTGGTGACATTTTGGGTGAGCTTTTTTACTTTATGTACCTATGGCAATGCCGGCTGGGTCAGGGAGAAAATGTGTATTTATTTTTGTCCTTATTCCAGGTTCCAGTCAGCGATGTTTGATCAGGATACCTTGCTGGTGGCTTATGATAAAAAACGTGGTGAAAACCGTGGTGCCCGCAGACGTAAGGAAGACCCCCGCCAGCTGGGCCTGGGTGATTGTGTTGACTGTAACTTATGTGTGGAAGTGTGTCCCGCCGGGATAGATATCCGCAACGGCCTGCAATATGAGTGCATTAACTGCGGTGCCTGTATCGATGCCTGTGATCAAACCATGGATAAATTCGGTTATGCCAAAGGGCTGATTTCCTATACCAGTGAAAATGCCCTGGCTGGGAAGAAAGCCCCGCTATTGCGTCCGAAAATCTTAGGTTACGGCGGCTTGTCGATATTTTTCGTGGTTTTGATGGGCATTACCATGTATGCCAGGGTGCCGGTGGAAGTGTCTGTGCTGCGGGATCGTAATGTCCTGTACCGCACCAACTACCTGGATGAGGTGGAAAACAGTTATCAGCTCAAGCTGATCAATAAATCACAGCATGCGCAGCGTTATCAACTGGCTGTGCTTGGGGTTGATGAGGTTAAAAGCAGTGTTACTAAGCCGATAACAGTGGCGGCGGGTGAAATGTTAAGTGTACCTGTGACGCTGACGGTGGCAAGGGAGCATATCAAGCATAAGGTCACTAATTTGCAGTTTGTGATCCAGGCGGAAAATAATGCCGAGATCCATTTGTTAAAAGAAACCCGTTTCTATTCTGATTAG